CCTCGGTTGATGCGGTCATCCGGCCTCCTGCTCTTCCGAGTGTGCGGTTCACGACGCTACTCGCCGGTATGTGGAACTCAGACGTAAAGCCACACGCACTGTCGCGACAAAGATGCTCCGTCGCCAGGACTCGAACCTGAACTATCTGAACCAAAATCAGAGGTGCTGCCGATTACACCACGACGGAATGTCCGCCAGAGACTTTAGTCGAAGGGGCTAGCCTGTACGCGTGGCAGCACCCGACAAGGAAGTGCGTGCCCCTCGAGCACGGATGACCGGCAGCGAGCGGCGGCAACAACTCATCGAGATCGCCAAGTCGCTGTTCGCCGAGCGCGGCTACGACGGCACCTCGATCGAAGAGGTCGCGCAGCGCGCCAACGTGTCCAAGCCCGTCGTCTACGAACACTTCGGCGGTAAAGAAGGCCTGTACGCCGTCGTGGTCGACCGCGAGATGTCTGCGCTGCTCGAGGCCATCACGTCGTCACTGACCAACAACCGGTCCAGGGTGCGCGTCGAGCGGGTCGCATTGGCCCTGCTCACCTACGTCGAGCAGCACACCGACGGGTTCCGCATCCTCATCCGCGATTCGCCGGCCGCCATCACGACGGGCACGTACGCGACGCTGCTCAACGACGCCGTGAACCAGGTGTCGTCGATCCTGGCCGGGGACTTCTCACGCCGCGGGCTGGACCCCGATCTGGCACCGCTGTACGCCCAGGCGCTGGTCGGTTCGGTGTCGATGACCGCGCAGTGGTGGCTTGACGTGCGCGAACCCAAGAAAGAAGTGGTCGCCGCGCACGTGGTGAACCTGGCCTGGAACGGCCTGACCCATCTCGAATCCGATCCGGTGCTGCACGAGGAGTAGGTCGGAGAGCATCCCAAACTGCAACCCATGGGTTGCAACAGTGGGAGTTGATGTGCAACCCTGGAGTTGCAGCAATTCCGCCAGAGAGGAATCCGACATGACCACCGACTTCGACCGCATCGAGCGCGAGATCGTCATCGACGCATCGGCGCAACGCGTCTGGGACCTGGTGAGCGAACCCGGCTGGTACATCAACGACGAGCGGATCACCGAACACCGCATCGAGCGTGACGGCGACGTCGCGATCGTCACCGATCCGACGCACGGCAGGTTCGCGTTTCGAACCGTCACCCTCGACGAACCGCGTTATGCGGCCTTCCGCTGGCACATCGACGCCGAAGACCTCGACAGCTCGTCCACCCTCGTCGAATTCTGGATCACCCCGGCGCCGTCCGGCGTGGTGCTGCGGGTCGTCGAGAGTGGCTTCGCCTCGCTGGACGAGCCCGAGGCCGACCGCCGCTCCCGGTTCGACGATCACAGTGGCGGCTGGACGCTCGAGCTCGGCCTGGCCAGGAAGTTTTTGGTGGGAGCCGCCGCCGATGCATGAGAGTGCTTCGCCGGTGCAGGTTTTCGCTGCGCTTGCCGACGACAGCCGGTGGCAGGTTCTCGTCGCACTCGGGCGTCGGCCGGCGTCCGCGTCGGCGCTGGCCGATGAACTCCCGATCAGCCGCCAGGCCATCGCCAAACATCTGAAAGTGCTCACCGATGTGGGACTGGTGGCGGCCACCCGGGTGGGACGTGAGATCAGGTACGAGGCGGTGGGGGCTCGGCTCAGCGAGGTGGCGCGCCGGCTCGACGGTATCGCGGCTGGTTGGGAACGCCGGCTGGCCAGGATCAAGGACGCTGCCGAACAGGACGTCTGACGGCGCGCGAGCGCTCGGACAGAGCGGGGCCGGATCGAAATTCCGGCCCCGTAGAATGGCCCCATCATGACCGCACCGGGGCACACTTCTGTCCAGACCCCGATTGCGGGTCTCGTCGAGCTGGCACTGTCCGATCCGTCTCTGCAGGACGTCATTCGTCGCGCCGCCGACCGACCCGCCGATCTGGCACTTGTCGGACCGGCCAGCGCACGCGT
This genomic window from Mycolicibacterium goodii contains:
- a CDS encoding TetR/AcrR family transcriptional regulator — translated: MTGSERRQQLIEIAKSLFAERGYDGTSIEEVAQRANVSKPVVYEHFGGKEGLYAVVVDREMSALLEAITSSLTNNRSRVRVERVALALLTYVEQHTDGFRILIRDSPAAITTGTYATLLNDAVNQVSSILAGDFSRRGLDPDLAPLYAQALVGSVSMTAQWWLDVREPKKEVVAAHVVNLAWNGLTHLESDPVLHEE
- a CDS encoding SRPBCC domain-containing protein, which translates into the protein MTTDFDRIEREIVIDASAQRVWDLVSEPGWYINDERITEHRIERDGDVAIVTDPTHGRFAFRTVTLDEPRYAAFRWHIDAEDLDSSSTLVEFWITPAPSGVVLRVVESGFASLDEPEADRRSRFDDHSGGWTLELGLARKFLVGAAADA
- a CDS encoding ArsR/SmtB family transcription factor, with translation MHESASPVQVFAALADDSRWQVLVALGRRPASASALADELPISRQAIAKHLKVLTDVGLVAATRVGREIRYEAVGARLSEVARRLDGIAAGWERRLARIKDAAEQDV